The region CTACAGTTACATACCTTAACAATTTCAGGGTGTAATAACAGCCTCTTATATAGAAGAATTCAGCATAATCGTTAAAAAATTAAAGAATATGGCGATTACGATTTAGGTCAAGGTTGCATTTCAGTATAATGCCCAACTACCTTAAAAGTCATAATAGCTGAAATTGATGACAAAACGTGGCTTAAAGCGTTCGAATTTCAGATGTGAAAGAGTGAGAAGACCGTTAGAGCAGTTTATGAGTAATGAAATCGAAAGAGACTTTAATTTAGGGGGAACGGTCGAAAGTGCCCTCAGTGGACAGTATGAACTGAGCGTTACTAAGGTGTTTAAAGAGGCATGGGATTGTACCATCAAGCATTTTTTCTCTTTTACACCATCGATTATTCTGTTGACCATTCTGCAAGTGGCTATTTTCTTTATCGCCTTGAACTTGCAGGTCTACGACGTGACGGGCGTGTTTGAACAGTTTGCTAAAACGGGCTCAATCCCCGCAGGTTTTATGCAAGCTCTGTACCTTGCCAACTTTAGTTATGAAGTCGTTAGCGCGCCATTTTTCGCTGGCGTGTGCTTAATGGCGATGAGTCATGCCGCTGGTTTAAAAACCAAAACTCGCCAAATCACGAGCGGATTGCAATTTACGATTACGGTTATCTTTGTCACCTTAATCAGTTTGCTACTGCAAGGTATTGCCAACCTATTATTACCAGTGGTTTCTCTTTATTTATCATTGGCGTTTAGCAATACAGTATTGTTAGTGTGTGAAAAACGTGTTCGTCCTCTCAATGCATTACTTTTGTCATTAAGAGCGGTGAATCGCAAGATTTTTCAGATTGCTATCATCTATGCTGTACTCATGGGGCTGTTTTTGGCTGCACTGATGTTTTATGGTGTAGGTTTACTTTTTGTTTTGCCATTTTACTTCCATGTAAAAGGGATTATCTACCGCAATATGTTTGGTATTAGACTGAAAATTGTCGCGACAAATCAACAGAATGGTGATGATGATCAAAACAACAATAATCAGGTGTTTAATGCATAAGTACGTCATTATTGCAGCAGTATTAGTGATGGCCAGTTGCAGTGTTTATTATGCAAACCGGCAAGAGATCTGGGATGGTTCGTCGTCCCAGCAATACCGAAGAATGGCTCCTCCGCCCGATTTTTCACAAATTAAAGACATCAACGAGCGTAAAAAGACGTTTCTCGATTATATGCGTCAAGGCGTCATTAATGAGAACGCGCGAATTCAAAAAGAACGTACTATGTTGCTTCGTTTGCGTGAAAATTACGCCACCAACTCGGTTAGTTCTCGCGATATCGTGAATGCTAAGGTATTAGGAGAACTTTACGGCGTTGAGCTTGAAGACAATCAATTGAGTAAATCATGGCTTGATAAAATGTTACTTCGAGTCGATGTTTTACCTCAGGCATTAGTTCTAACTCAGGCTGCCAATGAATCGGCATGGGGAACCTCTCGCTTTGCGAAGCAAGCCAAGAATTATTTTGGTCAGTGGTGTTACCGCACTGGATGTGGACTTGTGCCAAAGGAGCGTAAAGAGGGCATGACTCACGAAGTTGCTAAGTTTGCTTCGGTCAGTGAATCCATTCATCGCTATTTTATGAATGTAAACCGTAATCGTGCTTATCGGCAGTTGCGTTTGATTCGAGCTGAACTTCGCGAACAGGATATCGATATCACCACCACGGATGCTGCTATTTCAATGGTTGAAGGGCTTAATAAATATTCTGAACGCGGTCAAGATTACGTGCAGGATATTCAAGCAATGATTCAGCATAACAGACAATATTGGGACAATTAGGCATGAAATTCTGCTGGTTAATACTTTGGGTATTAACTCTGTTAGGCATAACAGCAAAGGCTAATGCGCAACACTATTTTTTCTATTATTCTGATCTTCATCATAAGGTCCGCTTTAACGAGGTAAATCGATACCCCGATGTTAAAGTGGGCCTTTTTTTTATTAATCAGGCTGATGAAAGTCTCTGTACCATAACAGATGCTTGGATGTCGAAAGAAGACAAAGTGATGCCACTCACATCGAGTTTAGAGCAGGGACTTATCTTGCCATCACGAGTGGTGTTCCATTCAATAAACCCACACGTATTTGTGGATACACAAATTGATAGCTATTGCCAATATAAGCCGCTGATGATCGTGAGATATCCGAAGGGAGGGCGTATTTCAACCCGCTATCTATTAAGCATAGTGTCTGAGATGTCGCAGATGCGTAAAGAGGTTTTTGGCCCAATTAATTTTAGTCCAGAACCTAGTATCAGTGGTCTTGATTTCTTGTGGTATACACAAACAGAAATGAATACCACGGAATATCACCATCGAACGATCACTATCTCTGAATTGACCCAACAGCAATGGGTTGATGTCCCCCTAGAAGTGAGTGTGATTAGAGCGCTTATGTAGTGAAAATGGTCATAAAAAAAGCTGCTAAAAGCAGCTTTTTTTATCAATTTATAGATTAAAGATTGGTCACATCCAACTGAAGGCTTGGATCAAATGAGACAACACTGTCTTCATCATCGATTGGTTGCTGTGGCATCTCTTCTTTATCAAAACCGATATCGCCGCCATTAATGACACCTGAATCACGATCTATTGATTTAAAATCAAATAGCTCAAAGTCAGCTAAGTGGCTAGGAACTACGTTTTGCATCGCGCGGAACATGGTTTCAATGCGACCTGGAAATTGCTTATCCCATCCATTCAACATCTGTTTGATGTTTTGTCGTTGTAGGTTAGGTTGAGAACCACACAAGTTACATGGAATGATTGGGTAACCACGTAAATCAGAGTATTTAATAATGTCTTTCTCACGACAGTAAGCGAGAGGACGAATCACCACATGTTCACCATTATCGGATACTAACTTAGGTGGCATACCTTTCATTTTGCCGCCGTAGAACATGTTCAGAAACAGGGTTTCCAAAATGTCATCACGGTGATGGCCAAGCGCGATTTTGGTTGCACCTAATTCTTTTGCTGTACGGTATAAGATACCACGACGTAGTCGAGAACAAAGGGCACAGGTGGTTTTACCTTCAGGCACTTTGTCTTGAACAATAGAGTAGGTGTCTTCTTCGACAATTTTATATTCGACGCCTAGGCTCTCTAAGTATTCAGGCAAGATATGACCTGGAAAACCTGGCTGTTTTTGGTCTAAGTTAACTGCCACAAGTTCAAATGAGACTGGTGCACTTTTTTGCAAACTCATCAGAATATCAAGCATGGTAAAACTGTCTTTACCGCCAGATAGACAAACCATGATGCGATCGCCTTCTTCAATCATATTGAAATCAGCAATAGCTTGGCCTGTATTACGACGAATGCGTTTTTGCAGTTTATTAAAATTATAGTGTTGAGCTTTGGTTAGCTCTTGAGTTTGCTCAGTCATTAGCTTGCAGTCTTAATCTTGAAAACAAAATGAAGTGCGTATGATACGCATAAATAGGACAGATTCCAGTTTTTAGCGCTTCAAAACGAAAAAATCCCCTGAGCATATGCACAGGGGACGTTAATTTCAACTAATGACCATTGTGTGGGTCAAGGGGGCTGATGTAACCATTTGGTTTTAGTGCGAGGATATCGCAATCGATCTTATCAATCACATGCTCTGCGGTGTTTCCAATAAATACAGCAGAAAGTCCAGTACGCCCGGTAGTGCCGATAATACACATGCCGGCATTGAGCTCTCGCGCTACTTTAGGAATGATGTCTTCTGGTAGGCCTTGCATGACCACTGTATTTTCTTCAGGTAAGCCATGTTTTTGTCTGAGTGCTTTC is a window of Vibrio porteresiae DSM 19223 DNA encoding:
- a CDS encoding DUF2189 domain-containing protein, giving the protein MSNEIERDFNLGGTVESALSGQYELSVTKVFKEAWDCTIKHFFSFTPSIILLTILQVAIFFIALNLQVYDVTGVFEQFAKTGSIPAGFMQALYLANFSYEVVSAPFFAGVCLMAMSHAAGLKTKTRQITSGLQFTITVIFVTLISLLLQGIANLLLPVVSLYLSLAFSNTVLLVCEKRVRPLNALLLSLRAVNRKIFQIAIIYAVLMGLFLAALMFYGVGLLFVLPFYFHVKGIIYRNMFGIRLKIVATNQQNGDDDQNNNNQVFNA
- a CDS encoding glucosaminidase domain-containing protein, whose translation is MHKYVIIAAVLVMASCSVYYANRQEIWDGSSSQQYRRMAPPPDFSQIKDINERKKTFLDYMRQGVINENARIQKERTMLLRLRENYATNSVSSRDIVNAKVLGELYGVELEDNQLSKSWLDKMLLRVDVLPQALVLTQAANESAWGTSRFAKQAKNYFGQWCYRTGCGLVPKERKEGMTHEVAKFASVSESIHRYFMNVNRNRAYRQLRLIRAELREQDIDITTTDAAISMVEGLNKYSERGQDYVQDIQAMIQHNRQYWDN
- a CDS encoding DUF2987 domain-containing protein, with product MKFCWLILWVLTLLGITAKANAQHYFFYYSDLHHKVRFNEVNRYPDVKVGLFFINQADESLCTITDAWMSKEDKVMPLTSSLEQGLILPSRVVFHSINPHVFVDTQIDSYCQYKPLMIVRYPKGGRISTRYLLSIVSEMSQMRKEVFGPINFSPEPSISGLDFLWYTQTEMNTTEYHHRTITISELTQQQWVDVPLEVSVIRALM
- the ttcA gene encoding tRNA 2-thiocytidine(32) synthetase TtcA: MTEQTQELTKAQHYNFNKLQKRIRRNTGQAIADFNMIEEGDRIMVCLSGGKDSFTMLDILMSLQKSAPVSFELVAVNLDQKQPGFPGHILPEYLESLGVEYKIVEEDTYSIVQDKVPEGKTTCALCSRLRRGILYRTAKELGATKIALGHHRDDILETLFLNMFYGGKMKGMPPKLVSDNGEHVVIRPLAYCREKDIIKYSDLRGYPIIPCNLCGSQPNLQRQNIKQMLNGWDKQFPGRIETMFRAMQNVVPSHLADFELFDFKSIDRDSGVINGGDIGFDKEEMPQQPIDDEDSVVSFDPSLQLDVTNL